The proteins below are encoded in one region of Amycolatopsis acidiphila:
- a CDS encoding DUF2332 domain-containing protein gives MTEAIARIYRRFAEVEARDRSPVYAEIAAHVAGDADILGFLAGLPAEKWQPNLLFGAVQYLTGPVPGLREFRARFAAHTDEIRAAMLARTTQTNEPARCATLLPALAALPQPLALLEVGASAGLCLQPDRYGYDFGQVRIPGELVLPCRANDVVPLPARVPEVVWRAGLDLNPLDVRDPGDCAWLEALIWPGEEARLPRLRTALEIARRDPPPVHRGDLRSDFAALAAEAPRDATLVVFHTAVLIYLREPADRSAFAETVAASGAVWLANESPRSIPGVAAEHDAVLARDGFVLARDGEPIAWTDPHGTWIEWL, from the coding sequence ATGACCGAGGCGATCGCCCGGATCTACCGGCGGTTCGCGGAGGTCGAGGCGCGCGACCGGTCCCCGGTCTACGCCGAGATCGCGGCGCACGTGGCCGGGGACGCGGACATCCTCGGGTTCCTGGCCGGGCTGCCGGCGGAGAAGTGGCAGCCCAACCTGCTGTTCGGCGCGGTGCAGTACCTGACCGGTCCCGTGCCCGGCCTGCGGGAGTTCCGCGCCCGGTTCGCCGCGCACACCGACGAGATCCGTGCGGCGATGCTGGCGCGGACGACCCAGACCAACGAGCCCGCCCGCTGCGCGACCCTGCTGCCCGCGCTCGCCGCGCTGCCGCAACCGCTGGCGCTGCTGGAGGTGGGCGCGTCCGCCGGGCTCTGCCTCCAGCCGGATCGCTACGGCTACGACTTCGGCCAGGTACGGATACCCGGCGAGCTGGTGCTTCCGTGCCGCGCGAACGACGTGGTGCCGTTGCCCGCCCGGGTGCCGGAGGTCGTCTGGCGTGCGGGCCTTGACCTCAACCCGCTCGACGTCCGCGACCCCGGCGACTGTGCCTGGCTCGAGGCGTTGATCTGGCCGGGGGAGGAGGCGCGGCTCCCGCGGTTGCGCACCGCGCTGGAGATCGCCCGCCGCGACCCGCCGCCGGTCCACCGGGGTGACCTCCGCAGTGATTTCGCCGCGCTCGCCGCCGAAGCGCCCCGCGACGCGACGCTCGTCGTCTTCCACACGGCTGTGCTGATCTACCTGCGCGAGCCCGCCGACCGCTCCGCATTCGCCGAGACCGTCGCCGCGTCGGGCGCGGTCTGGCTGGCGAACGAGTCGCCGCGCTCGATCCCCGGCGTCGCCGCGGAGCACGATGCCGTGCTGGCCCGCGACGGGTTCGTCCTGGCCCGGGACGGCGAGCCCATCGCGTGGACCGACCCGCACGGCACCTGGATCGAGTGGCTCTAG
- a CDS encoding NADPH-dependent FMN reductase gives MRILSVCGSLREGSTNAAVLRTARAVAPPEIDVDSYDRLGDLPHFNPDDDQEPLHPAVADLRSRLESADAVLFCTPEYAGALPGSFKNLLDWSVGAEAMYRKPMAWINASWAATGAANAHASLRIVLGYLNVDIVEDACVHIPVGRDLLDADGLVHDEATRAAILGALTTLAKR, from the coding sequence GTGCGGATCTTGAGCGTGTGCGGCAGCCTCCGGGAGGGTTCGACCAACGCGGCGGTGCTGCGCACGGCGCGGGCGGTCGCGCCGCCGGAGATCGACGTCGACTCCTACGACCGGCTCGGCGACCTGCCGCACTTCAACCCCGACGACGACCAGGAGCCGCTGCATCCGGCGGTCGCGGACCTGCGCTCTCGGCTGGAGTCGGCCGACGCCGTGCTGTTCTGCACCCCCGAGTACGCGGGGGCGCTGCCGGGGTCGTTCAAGAACCTGCTCGACTGGTCGGTCGGCGCGGAGGCGATGTACCGGAAGCCGATGGCCTGGATCAACGCGTCCTGGGCCGCCACGGGGGCGGCGAACGCGCACGCCTCACTGCGGATCGTGCTGGGCTACCTCAACGTGGACATCGTCGAGGACGCGTGCGTGCACATCCCGGTCGGCCGGGACCTGCTGGATGCGGACGGACTCGTGCACGACGAAGCCACCCGCGCGGCGATCCTCGGCGCGCTCACGACACTGGCCAAGCGCTAG
- a CDS encoding short-chain fatty acyl-CoA regulator family protein, with the protein MDKTFAGAKLRHLRENRAMSQADAARLLEISPSYLNQIEHNSRPLTVPVLLRITEAFGVDTEFFANNDTARLVADVKEALLDEAVGIEATTSELNDLATNLPTVAQALVKLHRSYRNAVETTAALVTENGMGLHGSAAAPLPHEEVRDFFYERENYVGELDERAEKMAAAIDLRRGGVHRTLQDRLTDHYDVQVTSEGIDEATGQQHKYEPGARVLRLAPSLRIGQRAFRMASQIALLEYDDLITELADSWAFSGPAARSLARVGLANYFAGALILPYGQFLSTAERYRYDIERLCDHFGVGFETVCHRLSTLQRPKMRGVPFSFVRVDRAGNMSKRQSAAGFHFSRVGGACPLWNIYEAFTAPGKIITQIATLPDGKSYFWIARTIQRNIGGYGSPGKMFSVGLGCELRHARRLVYSTGLDLDDRAAATPIGMGCKVCDRQACPQRAFPTIGKQLTVDENTSTFVPYPAVPKG; encoded by the coding sequence ATGGACAAGACTTTCGCCGGCGCGAAGCTGCGTCATCTGCGAGAAAACCGCGCGATGAGCCAGGCCGACGCCGCCCGGCTGCTGGAAATCAGCCCCAGCTACCTCAACCAGATCGAGCACAACTCCCGTCCGCTGACCGTTCCGGTGCTCCTTCGCATCACCGAGGCGTTCGGCGTGGACACCGAGTTCTTCGCCAACAACGACACCGCGCGCCTGGTCGCGGACGTCAAGGAGGCGCTGCTGGACGAGGCCGTCGGGATCGAGGCCACGACCAGTGAGCTGAACGACCTGGCGACCAACCTGCCGACGGTCGCCCAGGCCCTGGTCAAGCTGCACCGCAGCTACCGCAACGCGGTGGAGACCACGGCCGCGCTGGTCACCGAGAACGGGATGGGCCTGCACGGCAGCGCCGCCGCGCCACTGCCGCACGAGGAGGTCCGCGACTTCTTCTACGAGCGCGAGAACTACGTCGGCGAGCTGGACGAGCGCGCGGAGAAGATGGCCGCGGCCATCGACCTGCGCCGTGGTGGCGTGCACCGGACGCTGCAGGACAGGCTCACCGACCACTACGACGTCCAGGTGACCAGCGAGGGCATCGACGAGGCCACCGGCCAGCAGCACAAGTACGAGCCGGGCGCCCGCGTGCTGCGGCTCGCGCCGAGCCTGCGGATCGGCCAGCGGGCGTTCCGGATGGCTTCGCAGATCGCGCTGCTGGAGTACGACGACCTGATCACCGAGCTGGCGGACTCGTGGGCGTTCTCCGGCCCGGCGGCACGCTCGCTCGCGCGGGTCGGGCTGGCCAACTACTTCGCGGGCGCGCTGATCCTGCCCTACGGGCAGTTCCTCTCGACCGCGGAGCGGTACCGCTACGACATCGAGCGGCTGTGCGACCACTTCGGCGTCGGGTTCGAGACCGTCTGCCACCGGCTCTCGACGCTGCAGCGGCCGAAGATGCGCGGGGTGCCGTTCTCGTTCGTGCGGGTGGACCGGGCGGGCAACATGTCGAAACGGCAGTCCGCGGCCGGCTTCCACTTCTCCCGGGTCGGTGGGGCGTGTCCACTGTGGAACATCTACGAGGCGTTCACCGCGCCGGGCAAGATCATCACGCAGATCGCGACCCTGCCGGACGGCAAGAGCTACTTCTGGATCGCGCGGACGATCCAGCGCAACATCGGCGGGTACGGCAGCCCCGGCAAGATGTTCAGCGTCGGCCTGGGCTGTGAGCTGCGGCACGCGCGGCGGCTGGTCTACTCGACGGGACTCGACCTCGACGACCGCGCGGCGGCGACGCCGATCGGGATGGGCTGCAAGGTGTGCGACCGGCAGGCCTGCCCGCAGCGGGCGTTCCCGACGATCGGCAAGCAGCTCACGGTCGACGAGAACACCTCGACCTTCGTGCCCTATCCGGCCGTGCCCAAGGGATAG
- the aceA gene encoding isocitrate lyase, whose protein sequence is MAQNFEQAAAELAGQWETDPRWQGVKRSYSAADVIKLRGSVVEEHTLARRGAEKLWKLLQTEDYVHSLGALTGNQAVQQVRAGLKAIYLSGWQVAADANLAGQTYPDQSLYPANSVPAVVRRINNALGRADQINWAEGNTDIDWYAPIVADAEAGFGGPLNAFELMKGMIAAGAAGVHWEDQLASEKKCGHLGGKVLIPTKQHERTLNAARLAADVLNVPTLVVARTDAQAATLITSDADERDQKYLTGGRTAEGFYEVRNGIEPCIDRGLAYAEYADLLWMETSEPDLEVARKYAEAIKAKYPDQMLAYNCSPSFNWKKHLDDATIAKFQRELGHMGYKFQFITLAGFHALNYSMFDLAHGYAREGMSAYVDLQEREFASEERGYTATKHQREVGTGWFDLVSTALNPESSTTALKGSTEEAQFH, encoded by the coding sequence ATGGCACAGAACTTCGAGCAGGCGGCAGCCGAGCTGGCCGGGCAGTGGGAGACGGACCCTCGGTGGCAGGGCGTCAAGCGGTCCTACAGCGCGGCCGACGTGATCAAGCTGCGCGGCAGCGTGGTCGAGGAGCACACGCTGGCCCGCCGTGGCGCGGAGAAGCTGTGGAAGCTCCTGCAGACCGAGGACTACGTCCACTCCCTGGGCGCGCTGACCGGTAACCAGGCCGTGCAGCAGGTGCGCGCCGGCCTCAAGGCGATCTACCTGTCCGGCTGGCAGGTCGCGGCCGACGCCAACCTGGCGGGCCAGACCTACCCGGACCAGAGCCTCTACCCGGCGAACTCGGTGCCGGCGGTGGTCCGCCGCATCAACAACGCGCTGGGCCGCGCCGACCAGATCAACTGGGCGGAGGGCAACACCGACATCGACTGGTACGCCCCGATCGTCGCCGACGCCGAGGCCGGCTTCGGCGGCCCGCTCAACGCGTTCGAGCTGATGAAGGGCATGATCGCCGCCGGCGCCGCGGGCGTGCACTGGGAGGACCAGCTCGCGTCCGAGAAGAAGTGCGGTCACCTCGGCGGCAAGGTCCTCATCCCGACCAAGCAGCACGAGCGCACCCTCAACGCCGCCCGCCTGGCCGCGGACGTGCTCAACGTGCCGACCCTGGTCGTCGCCAGGACCGACGCGCAGGCCGCGACGCTGATCACCAGCGACGCCGACGAGCGCGACCAGAAGTACCTGACCGGCGGCCGGACCGCCGAGGGCTTCTACGAGGTCCGCAACGGCATCGAGCCGTGCATCGACCGTGGCCTCGCCTACGCCGAGTACGCCGACCTGCTGTGGATGGAGACCTCCGAGCCGGACCTGGAGGTCGCCCGCAAGTACGCCGAGGCGATCAAGGCGAAGTACCCGGACCAGATGCTGGCCTACAACTGCTCGCCGTCGTTCAACTGGAAGAAGCACCTGGACGACGCGACGATCGCGAAGTTCCAGCGCGAGCTCGGCCACATGGGCTACAAGTTCCAGTTCATCACCCTGGCCGGCTTCCACGCCCTGAACTACTCGATGTTCGACCTGGCGCACGGCTACGCCCGCGAGGGCATGAGCGCCTACGTCGACCTGCAGGAGCGCGAGTTCGCTTCGGAGGAGCGCGGCTACACCGCGACCAAGCACCAGCGTGAGGTCGGCACCGGCTGGTTCGACCTGGTGTCCACGGCGCTGAACCCGGAGAGCTCGACCACCGCGCTCAAGGGTTCGACCGAAGAAGCCCAGTTCCACTGA
- the aceB gene encoding malate synthase A, giving the protein MAQSSTRFTSRIDVAGPSGERFDEILTPAAVEFIAKLDNAFAGRRCELLDARRQRREKLASGEEQLGFLPGTRWVRNDSSWQVAPAGPGLEDRRVEITGPTDRKMTVNALNSGAKVWLADFEDATSPTWANIIGGQLNLFDAIRRNIDFTTESGKHYTIGDNPATIVARPRGWHLVEKHIRIDGRPVSASLVDTGLYFFHNARQLVARGSGPYFYLPKLESHLEARLWNDVFRFAQNELGIPQGTVRATVLIETITAAFEMEEILYELREHASGLNAGRWDYIFSLIKNFADHGADFVLPDRAQVTMTVPFMRSYTELLVSTCHKRGAYAIGGMAAFIPSKDPEVNAVAFEKVRQDKEREAGDGFDGSWVAHPGLVPVCDEVFTEVLGGWPNQLGRLRDDVSVSAEDLLNVASAGGEVTEKGVRGNINVALRYVDSWLRGTGAAAIFDLMEDAATAEIARCQVWQWVRNGTKLDDGTAVTPELVRTWLDEELADIRGDLGAGNRLDDAREIFVETALGEKLPSFLTTGAYARYLTELN; this is encoded by the coding sequence ATGGCCCAGTCCTCCACGAGGTTCACGTCCCGGATCGACGTCGCCGGCCCCAGCGGGGAACGCTTCGACGAGATCCTCACCCCCGCCGCGGTGGAGTTCATCGCCAAGCTGGACAACGCTTTCGCCGGGCGCCGGTGCGAACTGCTCGACGCGCGCCGCCAGCGCCGCGAGAAGCTCGCGTCCGGTGAGGAGCAGCTGGGCTTCCTGCCCGGCACCCGGTGGGTCCGCAACGACTCCTCGTGGCAGGTGGCCCCCGCGGGGCCCGGCCTGGAGGACCGCCGCGTCGAGATCACCGGTCCCACCGACCGGAAGATGACCGTGAACGCGCTGAACTCGGGCGCGAAGGTGTGGCTCGCGGACTTCGAGGACGCGACCTCGCCGACCTGGGCCAACATCATCGGCGGCCAGCTCAACCTGTTCGACGCGATCCGGCGCAACATCGACTTCACGACCGAGTCGGGCAAGCACTACACGATCGGTGACAACCCGGCCACGATCGTCGCGCGGCCCCGCGGCTGGCACCTGGTGGAGAAGCACATCCGGATCGACGGGCGGCCGGTGTCGGCGAGCCTCGTCGACACCGGGCTGTACTTCTTCCACAACGCCCGCCAGCTCGTGGCGCGGGGCAGCGGGCCGTACTTCTACCTGCCGAAGCTGGAGAGCCACCTGGAAGCGCGGCTCTGGAACGATGTGTTCCGCTTCGCGCAGAACGAGCTCGGCATCCCGCAGGGCACCGTCCGCGCGACTGTGCTGATCGAGACGATCACCGCGGCGTTCGAGATGGAGGAGATCCTCTACGAGCTGCGGGAGCACGCTTCGGGTCTCAACGCGGGCCGCTGGGACTACATCTTCAGCCTCATCAAGAACTTCGCGGACCACGGCGCGGACTTCGTGCTGCCGGACCGGGCGCAGGTCACGATGACGGTGCCGTTCATGCGGTCCTACACCGAGCTGCTGGTGAGCACCTGCCACAAGCGCGGGGCCTATGCGATCGGCGGTATGGCGGCGTTCATCCCGAGCAAGGACCCCGAGGTCAACGCCGTGGCCTTCGAGAAGGTCCGCCAGGACAAGGAACGCGAGGCCGGTGACGGTTTCGACGGGTCCTGGGTCGCCCACCCCGGCCTGGTGCCGGTGTGCGACGAGGTGTTCACCGAGGTGCTCGGCGGCTGGCCGAACCAGCTGGGCCGGCTGCGCGACGACGTTTCGGTCTCCGCGGAGGACCTGCTCAACGTGGCGAGCGCCGGTGGCGAAGTCACCGAGAAGGGTGTGCGCGGCAATATCAACGTGGCGCTGCGCTACGTGGACTCGTGGCTGCGCGGGACGGGTGCCGCGGCGATCTTCGACCTGATGGAGGACGCCGCCACGGCCGAGATCGCCCGGTGCCAGGTCTGGCAGTGGGTCCGCAACGGCACGAAGCTCGACGACGGGACCGCGGTGACCCCGGAGCTGGTGCGCACGTGGCTGGACGAGGAGCTGGCGGACATCCGCGGCGACCTCGGCGCGGGCAACCGGCTCGACGACGCGCGGGAGATCTTCGTGGAGACGGCGCTCGGCGAGAAGCTGCCGAGCTTCCTCACCACGGGCGCCTACGCCCGGTACCTGACCGAGCTGAACTGA
- a CDS encoding nuclear transport factor 2 family protein, producing MSRPPFPPFDEVTAAQKVQAAEDAWNTRDPEKVALAYTETSVWRNRDQHVVGREAIVGFLTAKWERELDYALRKELWAFRGNRIAVRFQYESHDAAGQWYRSYGNELWEFTDDGLMRRREASINDLAIEEADRRIFGPRPEEERGVPFPVF from the coding sequence ATGAGCCGTCCACCGTTCCCGCCGTTCGACGAGGTCACGGCGGCGCAGAAGGTCCAGGCCGCGGAGGACGCGTGGAACACGCGGGACCCGGAGAAGGTGGCGCTGGCGTACACCGAGACCTCGGTGTGGCGCAACCGCGACCAGCACGTCGTCGGCCGGGAGGCGATCGTCGGCTTCCTGACGGCCAAGTGGGAGCGGGAGCTGGACTACGCGCTGCGCAAGGAGCTCTGGGCCTTCCGCGGCAACCGGATCGCGGTGCGCTTCCAGTACGAGAGCCATGACGCGGCGGGCCAGTGGTACCGCAGCTACGGCAACGAACTGTGGGAGTTCACCGACGACGGCCTGATGCGCCGCCGCGAGGCGAGCATCAACGACCTGGCGATCGAGGAGGCGGACCGGCGCATCTTCGGCCCCCGCCCGGAGGAGGAGCGGGGCGTGCCGTTCCCGGTGTTCTGA
- a CDS encoding ABC transporter substrate-binding protein, with translation MNIRRRARGSAAVVAMLSIVALAASGCARGGAGAASPGITDTAITLGITTPLSGPTAGPGTCTVAGVTAYFGAVNAAGGVKFGDGKTRTVQIKSYDDAYDPQKSLANFQQMGSDGVFAVTAGLGTPTNRAFRDAAVDEKVPQVLVMTGDPLFSKRQDSPWQLGFVPIYQNEGAAFGKLLASSGGQHKVAILAQNDDYGKGYVEGFKQAIAGAANITVVRELSYEATDTSVDAQLTELSATGADVFFNAMSITPLAISALQKTQQVGWRPSWFLPSNTSSPSAILEPGRAAAFPGIYSVAFAKAPQSPVFAKDADVVKFLSDLKQYANYQDVPAFPHCMWSYMVGATLQQAFEKMTAPTRDAFMTALRGISNFHAPLMLEGTAVDTTKDGQPAVSSVVVQKYNGKGYATVQNFG, from the coding sequence ATGAACATCCGAAGGAGAGCAAGGGGGTCCGCCGCCGTCGTCGCGATGCTGTCGATCGTCGCTCTCGCCGCGTCGGGTTGCGCTCGCGGCGGGGCCGGGGCCGCGAGCCCCGGCATCACCGACACCGCGATCACGCTCGGCATCACGACCCCGCTCAGCGGCCCGACGGCCGGTCCGGGCACCTGCACCGTCGCCGGTGTCACGGCGTACTTCGGCGCGGTGAACGCGGCCGGCGGCGTCAAGTTCGGCGACGGCAAGACGCGCACCGTGCAGATCAAGAGCTATGACGACGCGTACGACCCGCAGAAGTCCCTGGCGAACTTCCAGCAGATGGGGTCGGACGGCGTCTTCGCCGTCACCGCGGGCCTCGGCACCCCGACCAACCGCGCCTTCCGCGACGCGGCCGTGGACGAGAAGGTCCCGCAGGTGCTCGTCATGACGGGCGATCCGCTGTTCAGCAAGCGCCAGGACAGCCCGTGGCAGCTCGGGTTCGTCCCGATCTACCAGAACGAGGGCGCCGCGTTCGGCAAGCTGCTCGCCTCTTCGGGTGGCCAGCACAAGGTCGCGATACTCGCGCAGAACGACGACTACGGCAAGGGTTACGTCGAAGGGTTCAAGCAGGCGATCGCCGGTGCCGCGAACATCACGGTCGTCCGTGAGCTCAGCTACGAGGCCACCGACACGTCGGTCGACGCGCAGCTCACCGAGCTCTCGGCCACCGGGGCGGACGTCTTCTTCAACGCTATGTCGATCACGCCGCTCGCGATCTCGGCGCTGCAGAAGACACAGCAGGTCGGCTGGCGCCCCAGCTGGTTCCTGCCGTCGAACACCTCGAGCCCCTCGGCGATCCTCGAGCCCGGCAGGGCCGCGGCCTTCCCCGGGATCTACTCGGTGGCCTTCGCGAAGGCACCGCAGAGCCCGGTCTTCGCCAAGGACGCGGACGTCGTGAAGTTCCTGTCCGACCTGAAGCAGTACGCGAACTACCAGGACGTGCCTGCCTTCCCGCACTGCATGTGGAGCTACATGGTGGGCGCCACGCTTCAGCAGGCCTTCGAAAAGATGACCGCGCCGACGCGCGACGCGTTCATGACCGCGCTGCGCGGCATCTCGAACTTCCACGCGCCGCTGATGCTGGAGGGCACCGCCGTCGACACGACGAAGGACGGCCAGCCTGCGGTGTCGTCGGTCGTCGTGCAGAAGTACAACGGAAAGGGTTACGCCACAGTGCAGAACTTCGGCTGA
- a CDS encoding branched-chain amino acid ABC transporter permease, which translates to MSTLSSLSRTRWFRLALVAAVAVLLVLAPLVLPVFANQTLVRIGVYAVAVLGLNIVMGYTGQVNLGQIFFVGLGAYVAAYGVTHDWNIVLVFVAACLLPGVVGLLVALAAARLGGLAIAMVTIALPIVGVPLAKRLSGLTGGSQGVSARFSGAPDWSGLYDDQWQYYILLLVTAASFLLARNLVRGKFGRALTAVRKNEAVAASIGVSPYLYKVLAFTVASVFGGASGFLYLVAVQYTSPETLSFGHSIALVAAMVVGGAGSIAGALIGGAYYVLVPQFTNTIDPNFTTISQGVVLLAVLFLLPGGLVSLPRVIRRLARRRTTRPPREDPPRTTSAWPEETERQAQS; encoded by the coding sequence ATGAGCACGCTGTCCTCGCTGTCGCGCACCAGGTGGTTCCGGCTCGCGCTCGTGGCCGCGGTCGCGGTCCTGCTGGTCCTCGCCCCGCTCGTGCTCCCCGTGTTCGCCAACCAGACGCTCGTCCGGATCGGTGTCTACGCGGTGGCCGTGCTGGGGCTGAACATCGTGATGGGCTACACCGGCCAGGTCAACCTCGGGCAGATCTTCTTCGTGGGGCTCGGCGCGTACGTCGCCGCCTACGGCGTCACCCACGACTGGAACATCGTGCTGGTGTTCGTGGCGGCCTGCCTCCTCCCGGGCGTCGTCGGCCTCCTCGTCGCGCTGGCCGCGGCGCGGCTCGGCGGTCTCGCCATCGCGATGGTCACCATCGCGCTGCCCATCGTCGGCGTCCCGCTGGCGAAGCGGTTGTCGGGCCTCACGGGCGGCTCGCAGGGCGTTTCGGCCCGGTTCTCCGGGGCGCCGGACTGGTCCGGCCTCTACGACGACCAGTGGCAGTACTACATCCTGCTGCTCGTCACCGCCGCCTCGTTCCTGTTGGCACGCAACCTCGTCCGCGGAAAGTTCGGCCGCGCCCTCACCGCCGTGCGCAAGAACGAGGCCGTGGCCGCCTCCATCGGCGTCTCGCCCTACCTGTACAAGGTCCTCGCTTTCACGGTCGCCTCGGTCTTCGGTGGCGCGAGCGGCTTCCTCTATCTCGTCGCCGTGCAGTACACCTCGCCGGAGACCCTGAGCTTCGGCCACTCGATCGCGCTCGTGGCCGCGATGGTCGTCGGCGGCGCGGGCAGCATCGCCGGCGCGCTGATCGGCGGCGCGTACTACGTGCTGGTCCCGCAGTTCACCAACACGATCGACCCGAACTTCACGACGATCAGCCAGGGCGTGGTCCTCCTCGCGGTGCTGTTCCTCCTGCCGGGTGGCCTGGTGAGCCTCCCGCGGGTGATCCGCAGGCTGGCGCGGCGGCGCACCACCCGCCCGCCGCGGGAAGACCCCCCGCGCACCACTTCCGCGTGGCCCGAAGAGACAGAGAGGCAGGCGCAATCATGA
- a CDS encoding branched-chain amino acid ABC transporter permease, giving the protein MGTFIQLVVDGLSTGSVYAALALAIVLVNQATGLINFAQGGLAVLSGYVAYSCLQQGIPLLAAILLAVLASFVIGAAVERLLMRRFERGDPDTAIVVTIGLLTLVTGICGWIWSYNNLQFPSPFPLTSVDIFGAVVSVRSLGTTIAIVAIMLLLQLLFLRTKLGLALRAVADNPVSAAFSGLPVGRLLMIGWGLAAALGAIAGSLVAPQLTLTPGMLDNALVYALAAVILGGLNSPLGAVVAAWLIGVLENLAAVYVPFIGHDLKIAVPFILIFVILVVRPQGLSGRKVVARV; this is encoded by the coding sequence GTGGGAACGTTCATCCAGCTCGTGGTCGACGGACTCTCGACCGGCTCGGTCTACGCCGCGCTCGCGCTCGCGATCGTGCTGGTGAACCAGGCGACCGGGCTCATCAACTTCGCGCAGGGCGGGCTGGCCGTGCTCTCGGGCTACGTCGCCTACAGCTGCCTGCAGCAGGGAATCCCGCTGCTCGCCGCGATCCTGCTCGCCGTGCTCGCCTCGTTCGTCATCGGGGCGGCGGTGGAGCGCCTGCTGATGCGCCGGTTCGAACGCGGCGACCCCGACACCGCCATCGTGGTGACCATCGGGCTGCTGACGCTGGTCACCGGGATCTGCGGGTGGATCTGGAGCTACAACAACCTCCAGTTCCCCTCGCCGTTCCCGCTCACGAGCGTCGACATCTTCGGCGCGGTGGTCAGTGTCCGTTCCCTCGGCACGACGATCGCGATCGTCGCGATCATGTTGTTGCTGCAGCTGCTCTTCCTCCGCACGAAGCTCGGGCTCGCGCTGCGCGCCGTCGCCGACAACCCCGTCTCCGCGGCCTTTTCGGGCCTGCCGGTCGGCCGCCTGCTGATGATCGGCTGGGGGCTCGCCGCCGCACTCGGCGCGATCGCCGGCTCGCTCGTCGCCCCGCAGCTCACCCTCACCCCCGGGATGCTGGACAACGCGCTGGTGTACGCGCTCGCCGCGGTGATACTCGGCGGGCTGAACAGCCCGCTCGGCGCCGTGGTCGCCGCCTGGCTGATCGGCGTGCTCGAGAACCTCGCGGCCGTCTACGTGCCGTTCATCGGGCACGACCTGAAGATCGCGGTGCCGTTCATCCTGATCTTCGTGATCCTCGTCGTCCGTCCCCAAGGCCTGTCCGGGCGGAAGGTCGTGGCACGGGTCTGA
- a CDS encoding ABC transporter ATP-binding protein, with protein sequence MTLLELTDVTASYGPVRVLDGVSLSVPEGGAVGILGANGAGKTTTLRAISGTVRAGGRISFDGRDIRGLRADRVAALGIAHVPEGRGTLAQLSVLDNLRVGAYLRKDRKAISNDIDYCLALFPQLRDRITSSGAALSGGEQQMLAVARAFMAKPRLLLLDEASLGLAPAVAKTVYDAIGRLRRESGITMLVVEQNANLAFTLVDTATVLETGHNVLTGSAAELKGLDEIRRAYLGG encoded by the coding sequence ATGACGCTGCTTGAGCTCACCGACGTGACCGCGTCCTACGGTCCCGTGCGGGTACTGGACGGCGTTTCGCTCAGCGTGCCCGAAGGCGGCGCCGTCGGCATCCTCGGCGCGAACGGCGCGGGGAAGACGACGACCCTGCGCGCGATCAGCGGCACCGTCCGCGCAGGCGGGCGGATCTCCTTCGACGGACGCGACATCCGCGGCCTTCGCGCCGACCGGGTCGCCGCGCTCGGCATCGCCCACGTGCCGGAGGGCCGGGGAACGCTCGCCCAGCTGAGCGTCCTGGACAACCTGCGGGTCGGCGCCTATCTGCGCAAGGACCGCAAGGCGATCTCGAACGACATCGACTACTGCCTCGCGCTGTTCCCGCAGTTGCGGGATCGCATCACTTCGAGCGGGGCGGCCCTCTCGGGTGGCGAGCAGCAGATGCTCGCCGTCGCACGCGCGTTCATGGCCAAGCCCCGGCTGCTGCTGCTCGACGAGGCGTCCCTCGGGCTCGCGCCGGCTGTGGCGAAGACCGTGTACGACGCGATCGGCAGGCTGCGGCGGGAGTCGGGCATCACGATGCTCGTCGTCGAGCAGAACGCCAACCTCGCCTTCACCCTCGTCGACACGGCGACCGTCCTCGAGACCGGGCACAACGTCCTCACCGGTTCCGCGGCCGAGCTCAAGGGCCTGGACGAGATCCGACGCGCCTACCTGGGGGGCTGA